DNA sequence from the Nesterenkonia lutea genome:
TTAGCCATGGTTCTCAGGTCTCTTTCGTCAGATGTGGTTCGCAATGGTGTCTGTGGGATGTTCACGGGATCCTCCCCGCGGGCCTCAGGCCTGGTCGGCGCGGGACGCGGCGAGGAGCGGACTGCTCTCGGCCGAGGTGAGGATCTGCTGGATGTAGTCACGGTTTTCGGCGCAGACCCCGATGGAGTCCGACCCGTAGTGCTCGCAGCAGAACGGGCCGGAGTAGCCGAGCTCCAGTGCGCGGCGGATGATCTTGCGGTAGTTGATCAGGCCGTGCTTCAGCGGCATGGGCGCCGAGGAGTATCCGCCGACCGCCGGATCCTCGTCTCGGGTGTAGTTCTTGATATGCCAGAAGTTTGCATGTGGGAGCACCTTCTCGAACATCTCTTCATATGCCGGCATGGGGCGATGCAGCCGGATGAAGTTGCCGAGATCAGGGTTGAGGCCCACGGCTGGGTGGTTGACGTCCGCGTGGAATGCCACGGCCTCATCGGCAGTGCCGAGGAAGGTGTCCTCATACATCTCGAGGCTGAGCTCAATCCCGTTGGCCTGGGCGTGGTCACCGAGCTCGCGGATCCGCTCCACGGCCAGCGGACGCAGTGCGGGATCATCGTGGTGGCCCTCCGCGAGCCAGAACCAGAGCGCGTTCTGCTGCTCCGGGGTCAGCGCCTGCATGAATCCAGTGTTGACGATGCTCGCTCCGAATTCGGGGGCGATGTCGATCAGCCTGTGGGCGTCGGCGAGATTCGCCTCGCCATGCTCGCGGTCGATGACCGAGTTGCGGGTCATCGAGATGGAGGAGATCTTCAGGCCCTCGTCGGACAGGACCTGCTTGAACTCCCCCAGGCGCGGAGCGGAGAGCTTCTGCAGGGGCAACCAGGCGTCGGTGGGGTCGATGTGATCGAACCCGAGCTCACGCATCTGGCGCAGACAGTCGGACCAGTAGGTCGCTGTTGCCTGCCAGACCGGAACTCCCTCAGAGGTCTTGCCTCCGAAGGCGAGCATATTGCCGGCGATGGGCCATGTGGCTGCTGTGAACATTTGTTCCCTTCAAACGTGCGTGCGAGGTTCATACTTGAGCACTTCACTTCGTGTGTCAAGCGTCACAGGGTGCTGAGACGCTTCCAGAGAGCCCGGATCGGCCGGGTCTAGGGGTTTTCGGGTGCTGCGGCGACTTCCAGCAGCTCGAGATATCCCGACAGGGTCCACGCCGATCGTCCGACGAAGAGCCCGTTGACGCCCGGGATGCCCAGCAGCTCGGAAGCGTTCCCGGGCGTGACCGAGCCGCCGTAGA
Encoded proteins:
- a CDS encoding sugar phosphate isomerase/epimerase family protein yields the protein MFTAATWPIAGNMLAFGGKTSEGVPVWQATATYWSDCLRQMRELGFDHIDPTDAWLPLQKLSAPRLGEFKQVLSDEGLKISSISMTRNSVIDREHGEANLADAHRLIDIAPEFGASIVNTGFMQALTPEQQNALWFWLAEGHHDDPALRPLAVERIRELGDHAQANGIELSLEMYEDTFLGTADEAVAFHADVNHPAVGLNPDLGNFIRLHRPMPAYEEMFEKVLPHANFWHIKNYTRDEDPAVGGYSSAPMPLKHGLINYRKIIRRALELGYSGPFCCEHYGSDSIGVCAENRDYIQQILTSAESSPLLAASRADQA